CCGCACTGCTGTGATCACTCGAGAAGAGTATGCAACGTTTAGCGACGTCGTGCTTAAAGAAATCATGGCGCAGGTGCAGACCAATTATAACGCCCTTATGGAACTCTATGCACGCGTCCGTGATGCCCAAAACCAGGAGGAAGTCTTTTCCCATATCCTCGATTTGGATGATTTAAACAGACTAATGACCCCGGAAGTCGCTATCGAACTTTTTTCCCGCGTACTCAGTGTGGAGGAAGTGGATCTGTATCTCAAAGCGATCAAAGCGTTGGAACAAAAATTGTTTATCAACTACAATACACTGATCATGCTCTATCTCCAGAATCTTATTCGGAACTTCCACCCCGGTTCTCCGGCGAAGATGCCCTGTCAGGACAGGTGTGCGTAGGTTGCTCCATCTCGCGGGGCATCTTTGTCTTTCCTGCTGTTAATCCCTCCATCCACGGCCAAGCCGGAGCGGTGAGCTGACGAAGCAACGGCCCGGATTCAGGAATGTCCCCCCACTCCAACCGCCAATTGACTTCTTTGTCCACCTGAAACCAACTCAGGCCTTGAATGCCCCATTCCTGCGCCACCTGCAGGCCATTGACCAACCATTGATCCCTATCCCCGCCATCCCGGGCCGAGCCGGTTTCAAATATAATCAAGGGTTTCTGGTCATGGATCCCACGTAATTCTCGCAAGGCCGGGACAAAAATATCCCGGAAACTGCGCCACGTACTGGTCCAGCCATGGGTTTGCTTCTTCTGGGTGCGTCCCCAGTTGTAGCCGTCGACACCGAAAACCTGAACATACTCATGTCCGGGATAATAGGCGGCAATGGTGTTCCAAGCCGCTGCGGGGTCGTGGCTCGCATTGGGTACGGATTCCGCATTAGGGCAAAACGCGAAAAGGACGTTCTCCGCGCCCTGCTCCCGAAAAACATCGACTACATACCGAAATATCTTGCGGTACAAACGCGGACTTTCGGGCCCGTACTCCTGCCGACTCGTGCCCCAATGGTAGCGTGCGAGGTTCATTTCATGAGCGAATCTGAGAATAAAAGGATCCCCCCAGTCAGCAGCGGATTGGGCGAATGCGCGAAGATAGGGATCATACTTTCCTTGGAAAATGGCCTCAGCCTGCACCATGCGTTCACGCCCCTGTTCGTGGAACATGGGTTCCCAAGTGAGACAGGGCACTGCGCCCAATTTTCGAATTGCTTCCAGACTTTTTCGGGGAAAAAAACCCCTCTGCGGCGTCGCCGGCCATTGCAGATACAAGGTCACCATTCGGGCGGGAATGCCCGCGGCCGTTTCCTCGCTGCGTATTTGTTCCTGGGTGAGCGGCAATCCTTGGAGTGTAAGGCCAAACAGGAAGGGGACGCGCGTGTCCTGGGCGAGCGCAGTTGTGTTGAGGGCGAGAAGTATTCCGAGTAGTGGTCCCACAACATATGGAATATTGCGAAACAGCATATCGGTTATCGCTTTGTGAGATACGGGTGGTTGAAATACAGAACTGCAGAGAGAATAGTAAAATGGTACAGAGACCATATTGAATTCACAACTAAGGCGTAAAATGGTTCTTGTTCATAATACAGACGCAATCCACCCCAGACCATGGAGGCAAAACACAAAAAGCATATGCTGAGCTGGGGCCAAATTTGCCAGAGCGGTAGAAAGCTGTTGTGCCCCTTGGGGGTGACTTTAAAACTACCGCGGATGCCAATAACGGCTAATAAAGTAGCCCACATATACACCGGGAAACAGATGGCCTGGAGAACTATTCCGGAAAGAATTTCACGCATTCGATAACTGCGCTGGCTTAAAGTCCAAGAGAAAACAGTTATTGAAAGAACGAGATACGGAAAGTAGAGCATGAAATAGACTTCTGGACTGGCGAAATAGGACGGAACCCCGAAAAGAAGATACAATATAGGGCAGAGGAATAAGATGAACATCACCCACCCTATAAAATAATGCGTTCCAGACAGGAAATATTCCCACCACTTCACTACGGGCAGCGCTCGAGGATTGTGCAAAAAATGTTTCAAAATGGGCCGGAGTAAGCCCACCGTACCTAGAGCCCACCGGAACTGTTGTTTAAAATACCCACCGAGATCTTCAGGGCCCAAGCCAAAAGCCAATACCGAATTGATATAGGCTGAATGCCAGCCGTTGGCATGAAATTTCAGGGAAGTGGCAAAATCCTCGGTTACCGAGGATTCGTCAAAGCCGCCGACATGGCGCAGGGCTTCGCGACGGAATATGACATTGGTCCCACAGCAAAACATGGCATCCTGCTGGCTCTTGCCTTCGCAGATGTATTCGTAAAAAACCGCCTGTTGGAGGCCGGAGCCTTTAGCCACTCGGTTGTGATCATAATTGATATAGTATTGGGGGGTCTGGATAAAGGCCAGGTCAGGGTTGGCTTCCATGTGCGCCAGGAGAGATTCAACAAAATTGGGCAGAGGGTTCATGTCCGCGTCAAAGACGATGATGTATTTTTCCTGCCCCGGTTGGCCGTGAATGGCATTCGTAGTGAATTGAAATCCTTCGGGTGGTGTACCGTCCAAAAAATCAAGAAAATCGTTGATCATTCCGGCTTTGGCCCCCCGCCACTGTCGGCGGAAGAGATCGACCCCGATACGCGAGCACATGGCATCGATAGCGTTTTTGTACTCGATGTTCTCTTCGTGCGACCATCCGGTTTGATCATATCGTGTATCATCCAAGAAATAGATGCGCTTATTCGGATAGGTAAGATTATAAAAGCAGACCAGCGTATCTTCAACCACGGAAAGAGGCTCTTTAAAGGAAGACACCACTATGGCCACCTCAGGAAACGAGGTCAATTCCGGAGTTTTTCGGGAGTCAAATCGAGCCGGTTTTTGGGGTCCAAGAACACGGTACACATTTAAAAAATATCCCAAACCGTGGATCATGAGAAATATTTCTGCTCCCAAAAGACCGGAGGCCAGTATCTTTTCATACCAGGCATAGTCAGTGATCAAGAATAAGGAGATACGCCCGGTGAGATACAGACAAATGGCGAGCATTGTGGCCACAAGGACCAGTGGGAAAATAGTGGTTTTAATATGTTGCCACAGGCGCGATGTGAACATGCAAACCCCGTGCAGTTAGAAACTATAAGTCAAACTCATCTGCAGTGATCTGGCGTCCCAATTCTGAGATTCATGGATCATGCCTTCCAACTCCAGCCCCCAATGATCTTTGAAATCCAGTTTGTATTTTCCTTTCAAGGCCAGAGAGGGATTGGAATCGGAATCGGTTCCGAACGTGAGCTGAAGGTCGTAGATATTTTTGCGGCTGCCGCAAAATTGGAATCGGGACAGGTCGTGTTGCCAGTGCAAGGTCACGGCCGTGCCCAGATAGTTCTGGGGCGTCCAGTACGGATGGGTAATATTTTGCGGTGTTTCCTGGCTAGCGTGCTGGGTGTCCCGATATTCTCCGGAAAGCGTGACCTCCAACTGGCGAGGGTGGTCGGTCAACACATAACCGAGGGCGGCATCGAGGCGTGAGCCGGCATTCTGATCATTATAATCGCTATATTCCGCCCCCACATGCCCAGAGAGCGAATGGGTAATGATAGGGGCGAGTTCGGCTCTCCAGCGGTCTTTTTGGATTCCCTGCTCCAAAGCGTAACCGTTGGGCAGAACGTTTTCCCGTGCATACTGGAAATCCACATGGGCCAAGTCCCAGGCGTTGAAACGCAGACCGAATTCCCCTGTGCTTTGGTCTTCGTAGGCCCCGTCCAAATAGTCCTTGAACCGAGCGGCCAGGGTTGCGGACCAAAAGGCGTTTGGCCTCAGCCGCGCCTGGACACCGAGCCCCTGCGCCGTGGATGACGGACCATAGTCGGGGTTTTCCCAAAATCGGCTGTGGGTCAAGGTCACGCCGTGCTGGCAGGCCACGGGGACATCCACGCGTATATCGGCTTGCTGACGCCCCATCCGGGCGAGGTTGCCCCGACCCTTTTCCCTCCATGCGCTATATCGGGCCTGGATTGCGGGCTTCGATCGCGTTTTCTGACGCTCAAGGGCCCGTTGGGCCAAATTGTGTTTGGGATCTATGGCTAAGAGCTGGCGATACGTTTCCGCCTCCTGGCCACAAAGCCCGAGAGCGCATTGGCTTTGGGCGAAGTCGAACCAGGCCTCCCGGTTTTCCGGTTCGAGTTGGACAAGCTTTTGCAGACGGCGTTTGGCCCGGATAAAGCGTTTATTCCACATGGCCTGTTTGGCCTTGTATTCCAACCAGACCCGCTTTTGAAACACGTATTCAGCCCGGAGTTGGCGCCTGATCGTTTGCAGTTTGGCGGGCAACGGACCTGTAGCACTGGCTTGAGACTGCGTTTGCCGCAGTATTTCATAGCCGGTGAACACCGTGCTTTCAGGGTCGGGGGGAATATATTCCCGCAAACGTTGCGAGAGGGCCTTGGACCCCTCCCTGGAAGCCGCGGTCTCCAGTTCGCGGGCCAGTAATGTATCCACCGTGGGGGTAAAGAGCTCTTGATAGAGTCGGTCACCCAATTCGTTTTTCTTGGCCCAGTAGGCTGTTCTGGCCGCTTCTCGGCGGGCTTGATCCCAATCCGGGTATGTTCTCAAAAGCTCCTGATAGAGGTTCAGAGAGCCCTCATAATCGCGGGTCCACCCCAAAAGGCGCGCCAAGAAAAATTTCGTTTTGCCCGTATCTATATGTTGCTTGGCGGGAACAAGGCTCTTCATGGCATGCTCGTTCGGGGCAATGGGCTGGGTGCCGGGGGCGAACGGCTCCGACCCTGGCGGAGTAAGCGCCAGCACCGGCAAAGAAGAGACCAGAAGGCCTATGCATACGAGCACTGTGCAACAACGCAAACGCAGTGACATGGCTACTTACTTGTCCTGCAGGGAAGTGCGGTATTGCTGAATGGCCTGCTCGTAGCGCTCGGCCCAGGTTAAGACTTGGGCGTATTGGCGACGCAGTTGGACATCGTCCGGATGCATGTCCACCAACTGTTCATAGTGTCTTAAAGAGGCCTCATAT
The sequence above is drawn from the Desulfohalobium retbaense DSM 5692 genome and encodes:
- a CDS encoding glycoside hydrolase family 26 protein, whose amino-acid sequence is MFHEQGRERMVQAEAIFQGKYDPYLRAFAQSAADWGDPFILRFAHEMNLARYHWGTSRQEYGPESPRLYRKIFRYVVDVFREQGAENVLFAFCPNAESVPNASHDPAAAWNTIAAYYPGHEYVQVFGVDGYNWGRTQKKQTHGWTSTWRSFRDIFVPALRELRGIHDQKPLIIFETGSARDGGDRDQWLVNGLQVAQEWGIQGLSWFQVDKEVNWRLEWGDIPESGPLLRQLTAPAWPWMEGLTAGKTKMPREMEQPTHTCPDRASSPENRGGSSE
- a CDS encoding glycosyltransferase family 2 protein codes for the protein MFTSRLWQHIKTTIFPLVLVATMLAICLYLTGRISLFLITDYAWYEKILASGLLGAEIFLMIHGLGYFLNVYRVLGPQKPARFDSRKTPELTSFPEVAIVVSSFKEPLSVVEDTLVCFYNLTYPNKRIYFLDDTRYDQTGWSHEENIEYKNAIDAMCSRIGVDLFRRQWRGAKAGMINDFLDFLDGTPPEGFQFTTNAIHGQPGQEKYIIVFDADMNPLPNFVESLLAHMEANPDLAFIQTPQYYINYDHNRVAKGSGLQQAVFYEYICEGKSQQDAMFCCGTNVIFRREALRHVGGFDESSVTEDFATSLKFHANGWHSAYINSVLAFGLGPEDLGGYFKQQFRWALGTVGLLRPILKHFLHNPRALPVVKWWEYFLSGTHYFIGWVMFILFLCPILYLLFGVPSYFASPEVYFMLYFPYLVLSITVFSWTLSQRSYRMREILSGIVLQAICFPVYMWATLLAVIGIRGSFKVTPKGHNSFLPLWQIWPQLSICFLCFASMVWGGLRLYYEQEPFYALVVNSIWSLYHFTILSAVLYFNHPYLTKR